In Tubulanus polymorphus chromosome 2, tnTubPoly1.2, whole genome shotgun sequence, a single window of DNA contains:
- the LOC141899060 gene encoding uncharacterized protein LOC141899060, protein MDKSAKVAPLRNAKDERMSTILTLQHLTGRKATCFLCDGNPITERGKRIQMINVLFLISAPFIMLFALSFATLYDNIIKLTMTQRVQNEVVSSMQYGQVIHKLQLERGTTVRYEITKTAEIFSTLFDKYKATDEALKVLTSWPGDIDRSAGFPVNKATLREYLDKHRQHVNSSHYMDEMRFYTSVITEFLNWVVRAIKTAEGSKAGNPLVAYHMIVMSKEQAGVERALGFIYYTFGRFQTNKEFMMFLEKDALSQSYIGRCKQYSEDICERMMNKYMNQSETGTVIREMRSNILNNRNTTIDYVATGENWFGNMTDYINNLQDIQSKLAFEIVRILQKEGNSAMKRVVSAVVAVILAIIIAPVSFICITRILKQIQGFASHLSEKSDELDIERKRTIRLLYQMLPKSVAEKLKNREPVIPESYDAVTIFFSDIVGFTDISSESTPLQVVDMLNNLYRTFDIRIDMYDVYKVETIGDAYMVVSGCPDRNEDKHAYEISCMALDLLRSMKEIVIPHRPGEILKLRVGIHTGPCVAGVVGFKMPRYCLFGDTVNTASRMESHGQALRIHLSPATFAVLEGDGAFDMEPRGKIEVKGKGVMLTYWLLGKHGDSMKFLYHSESESIGG, encoded by the exons ATGGATAAAAGCGCTAAAGTCGCCCCTCTGCGGAATGCCAAGGACGAAAGGATGTCAACAATTTTGACGTTGCAACACCTTACCGGTCGTAAAGCTACGTGTTTCTTGTGCGATGGTAATCCAATCACTGAAAGAGGAAAACGAATACAAATGATCAATGTTCTCTTTCTTATCAGTGCCCCATTTATTATGCTGTTTGCATTGTCATTTGCTACTCTGTACGACAACATCATCAAACTAACAATGACCCAGCGGGTCCAGAATGAGGTCGTGTCAAGCATGCAATATGGACAggtaattcataaattacagttAGAACGAGGGACAACGGTTCGTTACGAAATCACAAAAACTGCCGAGATATTTTCAACTCTTTTCGACAAGTACAAGGCCACGGACGAGGCTTTGAAAGTTCTGACGTCATGGCCCGGCGACATCGACAGATCCGCTGGTTTTCCAGTAAACAAGGCTACTTTGCGCGAGTATCTAGACAAACATCGGCAGCATGTTAATTCTTCGCATTAcatggatgaaatgagattttATACCTCAGTTATTACCGAATTTCTCAACTGGGTAGTGCGTGCCATCAAAACCGCTGAAGGATCTAAAGCCGGGAACCCATTGGTGGCTTATCATATGATAGTGATGAGCAAAGAACAAGCGGGAGTAGAAAGAGCGCTAGGTTTTATATACTACACATTTG GGAGATTCCAAACAAATAAGGAGTTTATGATGTTTCTTGAAAAGGATGCTCTTAGTCAATCGTACATCGGTCGCTGTAAGCAGTACTCAGAAGATATATGCGAACGGATGATGAACAAATATATGAATCAGTCGGAGACGGGGACCGTTATCAGAGAGATGCGATCCAATATCTTAAACAATAGAAACACCACCATCGATTACGTAGCGACTGGGGAGAATTGGTTTGGAAACATGACAGAttatataaacaatttacaaGATATCCAATCGAAGCTGGCATTTGAAATTGTGAGAATATTGCAAAAAGAAGGCAACTCGGCAATGAAACGAGTGGTCAGCGCGGTAGTCGCCGTTATTCTCGCAATCATTATCGCGCCGGTTTCTTTCATTTGCATAACGCGAATTTTGAAACAGATTCAAGGATTCGCTTCGCACTTGTCGGAAAAGTCCGACGAGTTGGACATCGAACGAAAACGCACGATTCGATTGCTATATCAAATGTTGCCGAAATCAGTGGcggaaaaactgaaaaatcgcGAGCCGGTCATCCCAGAGAGTTACGACGCTGTGACGATATTCTTCAGCGATATCGTAGGTTTTACTGATATAAGTTCGGAAAGTACGCCCTTGCAGGTGGTAGACATGCTGAATAATTTATACAGGACGTTTGATATTAGAATTGACATGTACGACGTATATAAAGTGGAAACTATAG gtGACGCGTATATGGTAGTGTCAGGGTGCCCGGATAGAAATGAAGATAAACACGCTTACGAGATAAGTTGTATGGCGCTAGATTTATTGCGCTCGATGAAGGAAATCGTCATTCCTCACCGGCCCGGTGAAATTCTGAAACTTCGAGTTGGGATCCACACAG GTCCGTGTGTAGCAGGAGTTGTTGGATTCAAGATGCCGAGATACTGTCTATTTGGTGATACAGTAAATACTGCCTCACGAATGGAGTCCCATGGACAAG cTCTGAGGATACACCTTAGTCCAGCAACGTTCGCGGTACTTGAAGGCGATGGAGCGTTTGATATGGAGCCACGTGGAAAAATTGAAGTCAAA GGAAAAGGAGTGATGTTGACGTATTGGTTACTTGGTAAACATGGCGACAGCATGAAATTTTTGTACCATTCAGAATCGGAGAGCATCGGTGGATAG
- the LOC141898406 gene encoding transcription factor BTF3 homolog 4-like, with translation MNAQKLSKLKNEVRMGGKGTPRRKKKTVHRTATTDDKKLQSCLKKLSINPIPGIEEVNMIKDDGTVLHFINPKAQASLTANTFAILGHPELKQITSMLPGILNQLGSENLTHLRSLAEKLPPPTDIKTATDEVDDDDDVPELVENFDEASKGEGV, from the exons ATGAACGCTCAAAAACtgtcgaaattgaaaaatgaagttCGAATGGGGGGAAAA GGAACTCCTAGGAGGAAGAAGAAGACCGTCCACCGAACTGCAACGACTGATGATAAAAAATTGCAGAGTTGTCTGAAGAAACTGAGTATCAATCCAATCCCTGGTATTGAAGAG gtGAATATGATTAAAGATGATGGAACAGTTCTCCATTTCATCAATCCAAAAGCTCAGGCTTCGCTGACTGCTAATACGTTTGCCATACTTGGTCACCCTGAATTAAAAC aaATCACATCGATGCTGCCGGGAATACTAAATCAGCTCGGATCTGAAAATTTGACCCATCTTCGATCCTTAGCAGAGAAACTGCCACCTCCCA CTGACATCAAAACTGCCACAGATGAAGtagatgacgatgatgatgttcCCG AGTTGGTCGAAAACTTCGATGAAGCGTCAAAAGGAGAAGGAgtgtaa